One Candidatus Nanopelagicales bacterium DNA window includes the following coding sequences:
- a CDS encoding thioredoxin family protein, protein MTTVVLQYFDSCPNWIQAEALLLEALAITGNVGVILELQRVETNADALRMGFIGSPSILINGLDPFAVGDAQPGLSCRLYQTPKGLRGSPTLEQILTELRRQ, encoded by the coding sequence ATGACCACCGTGGTACTCCAGTATTTCGATAGTTGTCCCAACTGGATTCAAGCCGAAGCGCTGCTCTTAGAAGCTCTAGCCATAACGGGAAACGTGGGCGTGATACTGGAACTGCAGCGGGTGGAAACAAATGCCGACGCGCTGCGAATGGGATTCATTGGTTCTCCCAGCATCCTGATCAATGGGCTTGACCCCTTCGCAGTTGGCGACGCACAGCCAGGGCTTTCCTGCAGGCTCTACCAAACTCCTAAAGGATTGCGTGGAAGCCCCACACTGGAGCAGATCCTCACCGAACTCAGGCGGCAATGA
- a CDS encoding cation transporter, which yields MREATTAEQGATGRAIFYAKFTIVYNVMEGIIAVAAGAVAGAISLIGFGVDSMIEVAAATVVLVRLLTTVRGEEPDEAKERRALKFIAITFFALAAYVIFEGLRNLIIGEEPDTSIIGILITGLSIVIMPRLARAKRRAGEEMGSRLVIADAAETKLCALLSVSTFAGLVAFAVFGLPWIDSAAGFVIAIFAI from the coding sequence ATGAGGGAGGCGACAACGGCAGAGCAGGGGGCGACCGGTCGCGCGATTTTCTATGCAAAGTTCACGATCGTCTACAACGTCATGGAAGGCATCATCGCGGTCGCCGCCGGCGCAGTTGCCGGGGCAATTTCGCTGATCGGCTTCGGTGTCGATTCAATGATCGAAGTCGCTGCCGCGACAGTTGTTCTGGTAAGACTCCTGACCACAGTGCGCGGCGAAGAACCAGACGAAGCCAAGGAACGACGCGCTCTGAAGTTCATTGCGATCACATTCTTCGCCCTCGCCGCCTACGTCATATTCGAAGGCCTCCGCAACTTGATCATCGGGGAGGAACCAGATACCTCCATCATCGGCATCCTCATCACGGGGCTGTCGATCGTCATCATGCCGAGGCTCGCGCGAGCCAAACGCCGCGCAGGGGAGGAAATGGGTTCGAGGCTGGTCATCGCTGACGCCGCAGAGACAAAACTGTGTGCCTTGTTGAGCGTGTCCACCTTCGCGGGGCTGGTCGCTTTCGCGGTGTTTGGACTGCCTTGGATCGACTCCGCTGCAGGATTCGTCATCGCCATCTTCGCAATATAG
- a CDS encoding metalloregulator ArsR/SmtB family transcription factor, translated as MSLRSVFFCLKHSTIRVISQGHSLEAAAALFRSLGDPTRLSIVQLLAVDEMRVVDLTTRLRLAQSTVSGHLACLRDCGLVVSRAEGRASVFSLAHHELIDLLGSAEQLLAATGNAVTLCPAYGPREFKR; from the coding sequence GTGAGTCTTCGCAGCGTCTTCTTCTGCCTCAAGCATTCCACCATTCGTGTGATCTCCCAAGGACACTCGTTGGAGGCGGCCGCGGCGCTATTCCGCTCCCTTGGGGATCCGACACGGTTGTCAATTGTGCAACTGCTGGCAGTTGATGAGATGCGGGTTGTTGATCTGACGACGCGTCTGCGACTGGCACAGTCGACGGTGTCAGGACATCTGGCTTGCTTGCGCGACTGCGGCTTAGTGGTGTCGCGGGCGGAAGGCCGGGCGTCAGTGTTCTCCCTAGCGCATCACGAACTGATCGACCTGCTGGGCTCTGCTGAGCAGCTTCTGGCCGCCACCGGCAATGCCGTTACGTTGTGCCCCGCGTATGGCCCGAGAGAATTCAAAAGATGA